A part of Gambusia affinis linkage group LG19, SWU_Gaff_1.0, whole genome shotgun sequence genomic DNA contains:
- the gpr146 gene encoding probable G-protein coupled receptor 146 — MWISMLYNETDAIVDFQLSQDLGLILSILSIIYLVVCFPLGLCYNILLVAVNLSNKVSMTMPDVYFVNMAIAGLVLNLVAPVELLSSTFTRWHAWEYNDEVHITLLILFNISSLVIMYSTTLLSLDYYIERALPRTYMSSVYNTKHVCGFIWGGAVLTSFSSLLFYVCNHISTKMVECSKMQNKEAADAIMMFIGYAVPAVAVLYAFVLILRIRKESTPLDQDSARLDPSIHRLLLASVCVQFVLWTPYYMTLLVHTITGAPKYISNGHYLPSYNFMRCVSKLLAFSSSFAMPLMYRQMNKNFSGKLQRLLRRLHCRDQSCPHEHSAVQQVVT; from the coding sequence ATGTGGATCAGCATGCTTTACAATGAGACTGACGCCATCGTGGACTTCCAGCTCTCACAGGATTTGGGCCTCATCCTGTCAATCCTTTCCATCATCTACCTCGTGGTCTGCTTTCCCTTGGGGCTGTGCTATAACATCCTGCTGGTTGCGGTGAACCTCTCCAATAAGGTCTCCATGACCATGCCGGATGTCTACTTCGTCAACATGGCCATCGCGGGACTCGTGCTCAACCTGGTGGCGCCTGTGGAGCTCCTCAGCTCCACGTTCACTCGGTGGCATGCATGGGAGTACAACGATGAGGTCCACATCACTTTGCTCATCCTCTTCAACATCTCGTCCCTGGTCATCATGTACTCCACCACGCTGCTCAGCCTGGACTACTACATAGAGCGGGCGCTGCCGCGGACATACATGTCCAGTGTTTACAACACCAAGCACGTGTGTGGCTTCATTTGGGGTGGCGCTGTGTTGACCAGCTTCTCCTCGCTGCTCTTCTATGTGTGCAACCACATCTCCACCAAGATGGTCGAGTGCTCCAAGATGCAAAACAAGGAGGCGGCTGACGCCATCATGATGTTTATCGGCTATGCCGTTCCGGCCGTGGCCGTTCTTTACGCTTTCGTGCTCATTTTGCGCATCAGGAAGGAGTCCACTCCTCTGGATCAGGACTCGGCTCGCTTGGATCCATCTATACACCGGCTGCTGCTGGCATCGGTGTGTGTGCAGTTTGTCCTGTGGACCCCGTACTACATGACCCTCCTAGTGCACACCATCACCGGTGCGCCAAAGTACATCAGCAATGGCCATTACCTGCCTTCCTATAACTTCATGAGGTGCGTGTCAAAGCTGCTGGCGTTCTCCAGCAGCTTTGCAATGCCACTCATGTACAGACAGATGAACAAAAACTTCTCCGGCAAGCTTCAGCGGCTGCTCAGGAGGCTGCATTGCAGGGACCAGTCCTGCCCTCATGAACACTCAGCTGTGCAGCAAGTGGTGACGTGA